A single Cannabis sativa cultivar Pink pepper isolate KNU-18-1 chromosome 7, ASM2916894v1, whole genome shotgun sequence DNA region contains:
- the LOC133039627 gene encoding uncharacterized protein LOC133039627 — translation MAGTDSEVVIIDNSEASLWPEKHEEIFIELMEEEVVKGNKNTTTFTKQSWKRIKEELCAQAKRSYTDKQLRNKYNLLRQKHKDFKSLLKETGIGFSVPTGQVTAPDELLDRLIQVNKSAKKFRKKGCVLYGKLCTIFGDTTATGSNAHPSTRSPSINLDNDDDDAMSKSPSIRNQESSFDEDGSKRRSKSTSTTSSRSAKKAKFSLALAETLTVYNETAKRKMEMYENSMTSTKHHLLDECIEALNQIDGISGEVYAKAIEKFESEVSRALFLKMPVNRRID, via the exons ATGGCAGGAACAGATAGTGAGGTGGTTATTATTGATAATAGCGAAGCTTCTCTTTGGCCTGAAAAACATGAAGAAATTTTTATTGAACTTATGGAAGAAGAAGTTGTGAAGGGAAATAAGAATACTACAACCTTTACAAAGCAATCATGGAAGCGTATAAAGGAGGAGCTTTGTGCACAAGCAAAGAGAAGTTATACTGATAAACAACTAAGGAACAAATATAATTTGTTAAGACAAAAGCACAAGGATTTCAAGTCTTTACTGAAAGAGACTGGCATAGGATTTAGTGTACCGACTGGACAAGTTACTGCGCCAGATGAATTGTTGGATAGGCTTATTCag gTTAATAAGTCAgctaaaaaatttagaaaaaaggGTTGTGTACTTTATGGAAAGTTATGCACTATTTTCGGTGATACCACTGCAACTGGTTCCAATGCTCATCCTTCAACTCGAAGTCCTTCTATAAAtcttgataatgatgatgatgatgctatGTCAAAGAGTCCATCTATTAGGAATCAAGAGAGTAGTTTTGATGAGGATGGTAGCAAAAGAAGAAGTAAATCAACTTCCACTACAAGTTCTCGATCGGCAAAAAAAGCAAAGTTTTCACTCGCATTGGCAGAAACATTGACAGTGTATAATGAAACCGCAAAGCGAAAGATGGAAATGTATGAGAATTCAATGACATCAACAAAACATCACTTATTGGATGAGTGTATTGAAGCTCTCAATCAAATTGATGGAATCAGTGGAGAAGTATATGCAAAGGCTATTGAGAAGTTTGAGAGCGAAGTGTCTAGAGCATTGTTTCTAAAGATGCCAGTTAATAGAAGAATTGATTAG
- the LOC133039628 gene encoding uncharacterized protein LOC133039628: MDKDVFKLYCGVLKEKNLLKNSCYLSVEEQVPMFLYVIGHNEQHRVVAERFQYSTSTTSEYFRKVLKANCVGAIDGTHISAHVPIDEQIPYRGRKVDTTQNIMCICSFNMKFTYVVAGWEGSANVARILSECATNPDYEFPAPPHGKYYLVDSGYTNMPGFLSPYRGERYHLNQYTDRNPSGKRELFNYRYSSLRNVIERCFGVLKARFPILKQMPSYDLKIQKYIVIACCEIHNFIRTNAKKDIYFDGDEDIPEV; encoded by the exons ATGGATAAGGACGTCTTCAAACTATATTGTGGTgttctaaaagaaaaaaatctatTGAAGAACTCTTGCTATCTTTCTGTTGAGGAGCAAGTTCCTATGTTCTTATATGTCATTGGACATAATGAACAACATCGTGTAGTTGCTGAACGATTTCAATACTCCACATCAACTACATCTGAATACTTTAGGAAAGTATTAAAGGCG aatTGTGTAGGAGCTATAGATGGGACCCATATCTCAGCTCATGTCCCCATTGATGAACAAATACCATATCGAGGTCGGAAGGTGGATACAACTCAAAACATCATGTGTATATGTTCATTTAACATGAAGTTCACATATGTTGTTGCTGGATGGGAAGGATCAGCTAATGTTGCACGAATTCTTTCAGAATGTGCCACAAACCCAGATTATGAATTCCCAGCTCCACCCCATG GAAAATATTATCTGGTTGATTCTGGATATACAAACATGCCTGGTTTTCTTTCCCCATATCGAGGAGAAAGATATCATTTGAATCAATATACAGATCGTAATCCTTCAGGAAAAAGGGAGTTGTTCAATTATCGATATTCGTCTTTGAGAAATGTCATCGAGCGGTGCTTTGGCGTATTAAAGGCTCGTTTTCCTATTTTAAAACAAATGCCTTCATATGATCTGAAAATACAGAAGTACATTGTGATTGCCTGTTGTGAAATTCACAATTTTATAAGGACAAATGCAAAAAAAGACATATATTTTGATGGAGATGAAGACATTCCTGAAGTATAA